The stretch of DNA CGAGTTCTTTTGGTGGGGTCCTGCTGGTGGGGGCAGTAGTGACGCAACACCCTGAACTTTTCGTGCAGGGATTTGCATTGCTCCTCTGCTCGACATGGTCCGGTATGAACTTTTCGACCGGGCAGCCCGGTGGCGAGGTGAGTACAGTTCAACAGCCAATCCCAACGAATTTCAGGCTCTTTACGGCTACTCTCCTTACCACCGAGTCAAGAGTGACGTGAACTATCCCGCGATGCTCTTTGTGACTGGTGATCAGGACGACAGGTGCAATCCAGCGTATGTTCGCAAGATGGCTGCGCGGCTTGGTTTAACAATCACTACGGCGCATCGCAAGCAGCGCTCCGCCAGAGCGATTTTGGTGGAACGGCGGGAGGTCCGCTGCGCCCACACTGTGTCAACCGGGACGCCTGCAGGTCGTTCTTCTTCGCCTCGTATGAAGGACTGCAACTAACTCAGCCGCAGGCTGCATCCGCTCAGCTTGTACCCGATGTGTACTTGCGAGAGTAAGCGCCTGCGCTCCTGCAGCCGATCTTGAATGCTTTCCCGCTGCCTTCTTCAGGAGGGAACGACTACGGCACTGCCGATAACTCGGCATCCTCTGCCTCCGGAAGCGTACTTGGATCGTATATCGCGGCTTCTGAACTCATCTCACTTCCTCCGAAATTTGGAGGTCCCCATTTTGCCTACTGCACGTTGCTGCTTGTCTCGTGCAACGCATAGTTCCACTCAGCGCTTTACGCCATATTTTATGAACTTAGAGATCATGTTACTTGACGGTTAAATTCTGGACACTTGTTGAGTGTCCAGACTGCAGGCCAAGCTCGGATCGAGAATACGCGAACTACGAGACTTGGCGGGCGTCAGCCGAGAAGAATATGCCGCTAAAGTGCGGCTCAGTTCCCGGCGGATCGCCTCGATCGAACTCGGTAAGGGATGGCCGAGGCCAGACGCATTAGAACGAATTGCTAAATCGTTCGGATTGGAAGTGAGGGACTTGTTTGATTTCTCGGCACCTCGAATTCTTCCCCGCAAAAGTCTCTAGCAAAAATCTTGAACGTTCTGAACGAAACTCGAGTTCGCGTACGACAAGCGCGTACCATGAAGTCTAACTTCATGCCAAAAGGTCGC from Acidicapsa acidisoli encodes:
- a CDS encoding helix-turn-helix domain-containing protein — encoded protein: MSRLQAKLGSRIRELRDLAGVSREEYAAKVRLSSRRIASIELGKGWPRPDALERIAKSFGLEVRDLFDFSAPRILPRKSL